The genomic interval GTAGATCCTGGTCTTATCACAGCCTGACAATTTGATGGCAGCGGCTACACCGGCCAGCAGCCCCCCTCCACCACaacacaccaccaccacatcaGGCTCAGAATTCACCTCCAGCACCTCCAAACCAAGgctgaacaaaaagaaacaaactgagGTTTTAAGTGTCAGCTATAATTACTGGTTGAAAAGCAGTTAGATTAACTTTTAGAAACTTGCTGTCAAATTTACTGTGGAACAATAAATAGCACAGTCGatcaaaacagtaaaatattcaaatataattACTTTCATTTCAGAGCAATTTgccagaaaatatatttaaaaacaatcattaCATCATGTCTTCATCTCTGAATGATTCTGATCTATCTTTTACCTAAGAGCATCCACAATGTATCTGAATGTACCTTGCATGTCCTGCTATTAAATCCAAGTCATCAAAGGAGTGCAGGAACGTCATCTTGTCTTCCTGAATGCAGCGGTTCACCACATTTATCAGACTGTAGGGTGGAACTCGCTCCACCTCCACCCCAAAACTCTAAAGACGACAAGAACTCACTTTCATGACTTAATACGAATACATCAAAAGGAATCTGCAAGAACATCTTActtaaaagtgacattttaaaatcctgCTGAAGTGAGAAGACGTTGATTTTAGTGAATGAGAATTGAGATGATCTCTGACCTGTATAAGAGTGGCTTTGGACAAAGGGGCAGTTTCCGGCATCACCACTTTGCCCTTTGACCCATAATGTTTTATAGCATATGCAAAAGACTTCCCATAGTTCCCTGCAGACATGGTAACAAAATGACCACTCTTAGGTTGCCTTGCAAACTGATTGGCTACTCCTCTGATCTTAAAAGAACCTGTgaagtaaacacagacatgtcTCGAAATCAGTTAACTTGTGAGACACTGTTGTGTGAGACTCATGAATTGTAAGACTGGCTTCCTCTAACCTGttctctgcatgttttccaATTTGACAAGGATCTTGCAGTTGATGCTGAGAGGCAGGGTGGTCTGGCACCAGGGAATCATGGGAGTGTTGATGACACCCAGAGGGCTGCTCCTCACTGTCTGCATAGCTTCTTTCAGCATATCCAGGGTGACAGCATCTGCAGAAACCTCACCCATCTGTGGCACAAGCACACACTTTAATGTCAGAATTTCATTTTGATTGTGTAGTAAATATGCTGATAACATTGTGCAACTTAATGGTGTATATAATGTTTCATTCACTGCAGTATAtttcaataaattattatattgtacAGGACTTAAAGATCAGGCCTGAAAATGGACTTGTGCAGTCCAAGTAACTTATTCAC from Channa argus isolate prfri chromosome 21, Channa argus male v1.0, whole genome shotgun sequence carries:
- the srr gene encoding phenylserine dehydratase, translated to MSEHCKRHGAACAYSKSKIQTNDKMGEVSADAVTLDMLKEAMQTVRSSPLGVINTPMIPWCQTTLPLSINCKILVKLENMQRTGSFKIRGVANQFARQPKSGHFVTMSAGNYGKSFAYAIKHYGSKGKVVMPETAPLSKATLIQSFGVEVERVPPYSLINVVNRCIQEDKMTFLHSFDDLDLIAGHASLGLEVLEVNSEPDVVVVCCGGGGLLAGVAAAIKLSGCDKTRIYGVEPEGACTMYKSFIEKKPVGMDTYSIASGLAPPFAGRLPYELCKRYVEAIVLVSDEEIKTAVSTLYKSGLVVEPSGSAAFAAIVNNKIPDLEGKAIVCILTGGNIGKDELINFPD